The genomic interval GCAGTGCGTCGGATGACAATTGCCGCTGATCGTTGCGCAGCGTCGAATAACGATTCGACTCGTACGAGACGACCTTGTCCGCGGCTGCGTCCTTATACGTGACCGTCGGCGCGACCAGCGTCAGGCGTCCGTCGGCCGACAGCGCGGCCGCGGGTTCGAACGTCCAGTAGAACCGCGGCCCGGCCAGCCATTGCACATGCTCGTGCCGGGTGACGATCACCAAGTCCAAACGCTCGCGCTGCATGAGTTCCAGCACACGACGCTGCCGATTCCGGCATCCGGCCACGTTCGCATCCAAGTCCGACATACTGACAATCTCCCCGAGGGTAAGTTCCGGCAAATCTTAACGCCGCTGGTGGCAGCGCAATAGGGCTGGACGTGCGGGGTTCGCTCATGAGAGTCGATGAATCTGACGAGCAAAGGCTCCAGGGGCTTTTGTCACGCATTACTCGCGCGGGTACGATCCGGAGATGGCAGAAGTTCTCCTTAATGCGTCCGAAATCGTCGACTGGGACACGTTCCACACCGTTTGCGCGAGGGAGTTCGGATTCCCAGACTTCTACGGTCGGAACGGGAATGCCTGGATCGATTGCCTCAGCTACCTAGGTGATGACGATGGCATGTGTCGATTTACGCTGGTTCCAGACGAGGTACTTCGCATTACGGTCGCTGACTCGGACACACTCCGCCAACGACAGCCGGAAATATTGCAGGCCCTCGTCGATTGGACAGCATTTGTAAACTATCGAAATGCGGAATCCGCTGATCCACAACCGCGACTCGA from Pirellulales bacterium carries:
- a CDS encoding barstar family protein, with the translated sequence MAEVLLNASEIVDWDTFHTVCAREFGFPDFYGRNGNAWIDCLSYLGDDDGMCRFTLVPDEVLRITVADSDTLRQRQPEILQALVDWTAFVNYRNAESADPQPRLELVLL